The following is a genomic window from Arthrobacter sp. NicSoilB4.
GGGAGGGGATCCTATGAGCCGAGAATACCCGCTCGCCTATCCGTGGCGTCTGAATCTCGAGGCGGTGGCGCGCAGCAGCGGTGTCCACCCCGACGTCGTCAGACGGTTCGTCGAGCTGGATCTGATTCGGCCGCTGGGTGGCGATGCTCCGGGCGGCCCCTGGTTCAGTCCGCGGGCCCCGGAACTGATCGCGCGCGTCCTGCGCCTGCATTCGGAGCTGGCGCTGAACTATGCGGCAATCCCGCTGGTACTGGACTTGCTGGCGCGGGTGGACGCGCTGGAACGACGTTTGGTTGAAATCACGCAAGTGGAAAGGACTACTTCGCGATGAATATGGAGAGTTTGACCCAGAAGTCGCAGGAGGCCTTGGCAGGGGCCCAGCGGATCGCCCAGCAACACGGCCATACCGAGACCGACGGCGAGCATCTGCTGGCGGCCCTGCTGGAGCAAGAGGGTGGCCTCGTTCCGCGGCTGCTCGTGGGCATGCAGGTTGACGTGGACGAGCTGAACAGGGCGGTCGAGACCGAGCTGCGGCGGAAGCCGAAAGTCACGGGTCCGGGGGCAGCGCCAGGGCAGGTGTACGTGAGCCGCAGGCTCGGCACACTCCTCGATGCCGCGGAACGTGAAGCCAAACGGCTCAAAGACGAGTACGTCTCGGTGGAACACCTGTTGGTCGCGCTGGCGGAGGAAGGCCGGTCCACGGCGGCCGGCAGAGTGCTGGCCGAGCACGGCATCACCCGCGAGGCGTTCCTCTCGGTCCTGACCCAGGTCAGGGGAAACCAGCGCGTCACCTCGGCAACACCGGAGCAGACCTACGAGGCGCTGGAGAAGTACGGCCGCGATCTGGTGGCGGACGCCCGCACCGGAAAGCTGGATCCGGTCATCGGCCGCGACGCGGAAATCCGGCGGGTCGTCCAGATACTTTCGCGCAAGACCAAAAACAATCCGGTGCTGATCGGCGAGCCGGGAGTCGGCAAGACCGCCATTGTGGAGGGACTGGCCCAGCGGATCGTCCGGCAGGATGTGCCCGAAGGCCTGAAGAACAAGACCATCTTCTCGCTCGATTTGAGCTCGCTCGTGGCCGGTGCCAAGTACCGCGGCGAGTTTGAGGAGCGGCTGAAGGCGGTGCTGGCCGAGGTGCTGGCGGCAGAAGGCCGGA
Proteins encoded in this region:
- a CDS encoding chaperone modulator CbpM; this translates as MSREYPLAYPWRLNLEAVARSSGVHPDVVRRFVELDLIRPLGGDAPGGPWFSPRAPELIARVLRLHSELALNYAAIPLVLDLLARVDALERRLVEITQVERTTSR